Part of the Roseobacter litoralis Och 149 genome, TACAACCTGTTGAAAAGCTTGAGATGTACGACGAATGGGGTATCGGCGGGATCATCCGCATAAACACCGACGGGTCAGACCGCGAAGTGTATACGCGTGGCGTTCGTAATTCCGTCGGTCAGGACTTCAACCCTGCAACGGGTGAGTTGTGGTGGACGGACAATCAGGTCGATGGCATGGGTGATGATATCCCGCCGGGCGAATTGAACCGCCAGACCGCAGCCGGGCAGCACTTCGGCTTTCCCTGGACCAACAGCCGGGTGGAGATCCCCGCCTATAAGGATGTGCCGCGACCAGAGGGGGTCAGCTTTGTTGAACCACAACTTGAGTTGACGGCCCATGCGGCGGATCTTGGCATGCGGTTCTATCACGATGACAGCTTCCCCGAAGGATACCACGGCGGCATTTTCTGGGCGCAGCACGGGTCGTGGAACCGCACCGAACCTGTGGGCGCACGGGTGATGTTCACCGCCCTTGACGAAGAGGGCAACGCCGCCGGAGCACAGGTTTTCGCCGACGGTTGGCTGAACGAAGATACGGGCGAATATCGTGGCCGCCCGATGGACATCGAATTTCTGCCTGATGGCTCGATGCTGGTATCGGATGACTTTGCCGGTGCGATCTGGCGGATTGCCTACGTCGGATCGCAGTCCGAATGAAGGCTCTGATGACACTGTTTCTCGGCGGGCTGATGCTCGCCGGGGGCACCGCTGTGCCAGTACAGGCGGGGGACCCGGAGGCGGGGCGCAAAATCGCCAATATGTGCCGCACCTGTCACGGCATTGACGGCTATGCGACGATACCAATCGCGCCCCATATCGGGGGTGAGCCGGTGGAATACCTCGAAAGTCAGCTGATGGCCTTCAAGACCGGGCAGCGCCAGCATGAAATGATGAGTGTTGTGACTGCGGGTCTGACTGCGCAGCAAATTTCGGACGTGGCGGCGTGGTATGCCGCGCATGAGGCGCGCGCAACACTGCCCGAGGGCATCTTGGCTGCAAACGCACCGCAGGCCTGCGTATCCTGTCACGGCGCGGATGGTATCTCGCAACTTCTTGATGCGCCAAACCTTGCAGGTGAAACAAACATTTACATCGATACGCAACTTAAAGCGTTCAAACGCGGGAAGCGTCAGCATGATATCATGTCTGACGTGGCCGCGGAGTTGTCGGACGCAGAGATCAGGGAGATTGCGGATTGGTATGCCGCTGTGGGGTTGGAAATCCTGCCCGCACCGGAGTGAGCGGCGCAAAGAACGGCAAAACACGGAAACTTGAACAGCCAAATGCGCCAGTCTGAACGAGTGTGCCGTCCGGACTGGCGCATTTAGAACCGCGTGCAGCTCAGCGCGGGATCAACCCGCCTTTTCCAGTTCCTCGCGTCGCCGCGACGTCGCATCAAGTGCGACGGTCTCAGCCTCCAGATCAAGCACGACGCCATAAACCTCATGTGCTTGTTCGGCTGAACAAAACCCATCCAGAACATCGTCGAGCACCTTTTGAGGGTCGCGTTCCAGCGGGCTGCCATAGCCACCCCCGCAGGGGCTGTAATAGGCCATCACATCGTCTTTTTTCACCTCAAGACCGTGGAACTTCGAATGCATCTCACGCGTCGGGGCGTTGGAGGCGGCATTGTAGATTTCGCATTTTCCAGCGGCCCCTTCCTTGCCGCCAAAAATGCCCCATGGCACGTTTGTGTGACGCTCGCTTTCATGTGTGATGATGCCATCCGTCAGGATACGCTGGCTTTTGACGACGCCAATGCCGCCCCGGTGTTTTCCGGCCCCCGGCAGTACGTCGTCGCGCAACTCATATCGTTCGCAGATCATCGGGATATGCATCGCGAGATCTTCGAGCGGGTTGTTGCGGGTGTTGGCCATCAGGTTGTCGATGCTGTCCGGGCCGTCTGACTGCGGACGCCCGCCGTAAGCGCCTTCGTTGACCTCAAGGAAAACCCAGTATTCGCCATCCGGGCGCACGCCCGCGTAGGAGGCGAACGAGATCGACGCCGATGAACCCGCGATGATTTCATCCGGCAGCACGGGCGCCATGGCCTTGATGATCAGGTCGATCATCATGTTGCACTGCGTAAACCGAGCCTCGGCCGAGGTGGGCGCAATGGGGTTGAAAATCGACCCTTCCGGCGCGATGACCGAGATGGGCCGAAAAGAACCCTGATTT contains:
- a CDS encoding PQQ-dependent sugar dehydrogenase; translation: MIKRSLAAMLCTSILSTPLMAQDNMDKLSNMQKTDATFTFVEQDGARAESLKAIVDHINVPDGFEVSLYAVVPDARSMAMAPQGTVLFAGTRKDKMWSIVDRDRDRVADEVKDFAPSITFDIPNGPCFSPDGFLYIAERNRVLVFPAAEFFFEGPDPAVGVVVAQGALVPAEEESFNHTARVCDIGPDGKLYISLGQPHNVQPVEKLEMYDEWGIGGIIRINTDGSDREVYTRGVRNSVGQDFNPATGELWWTDNQVDGMGDDIPPGELNRQTAAGQHFGFPWTNSRVEIPAYKDVPRPEGVSFVEPQLELTAHAADLGMRFYHDDSFPEGYHGGIFWAQHGSWNRTEPVGARVMFTALDEEGNAAGAQVFADGWLNEDTGEYRGRPMDIEFLPDGSMLVSDDFAGAIWRIAYVGSQSE
- a CDS encoding c-type cytochrome produces the protein MKALMTLFLGGLMLAGGTAVPVQAGDPEAGRKIANMCRTCHGIDGYATIPIAPHIGGEPVEYLESQLMAFKTGQRQHEMMSVVTAGLTAQQISDVAAWYAAHEARATLPEGILAANAPQACVSCHGADGISQLLDAPNLAGETNIYIDTQLKAFKRGKRQHDIMSDVAAELSDAEIREIADWYAAVGLEILPAPE